TTTGATCGCTGTCGCACCAACAACGATGAAAACTAAGATCGCAGCTACTTTTAAAATAACTAATAGATTTTCGACTTGAGCTGCGTTAGACGTCCCGCGTGAAAGCAAGAACGCTACGATCACGATAACTAAAATAGCAATAACATCGATCATCCCGCCATTTGAACCAAAAGCAGCTGAAAGTTGAGCTGGCAATTTAAAGCCAATTGGTTCCAAAAGTCCTTGTAAGTTAGCTGAAAGCCCAGAAGCCACAAAAGCTACCGCAATAAAATATTCAGCGATCAAAGCCCAACCTGCGATCCAGCCAAACCCTTCACCAAAAACAACGTTGATCCATGAATAAGCTGAACCAGCAAATGGTAAAGCTGAAGACATCTCAGCATAAGCAAAAGCTACTAAACCGGCAACGATAGCAGCTGCTAAAAAGGATAAGACCACGGCTGGACCAGCATGTTGCGCTGCAACGATCCCTGGTAAAGTAAAGATCGATGTCGAAACGATCGTCCCTACACCTAACGCCAAAAAGTCCCTGACACCTAACACTTGAAGTAGATGTGCATCTTTTTGCTGATATTCCTTAGGATCTTTTTTTTGCGTCATCTTACTCCATAGTTTACCCATAGAAATCCCCCTATAATTTTTCTGAAAATATATATTAGAATATAGAGATTATAGCAAAGCACTATATCATTAGTCAACAGCAAAAATTAGCTTGCTTTCATCATTTTTTAACATATGTTTTTAAAATTCTTCTATCATAAACTATAAGTTTTGATAATGTTTTATAAACAATTAGTATTTAATTAAACAATTCCTTAATGCAGATGAAAAAACGACTCAAGCTTTCCTTGAGTCGTCCTTTATTCTTTGAAATAATTTTGCAAAAAATAAAACGGTGCGAGTAAAAGATCGACACAACTTGTCAAAAAGTTGAGTGCCAACCGATTTAAAAGATCACTCTCCTGTTTTCGCCGAGTCATTTCAGGTTGTTTTCGTCGTGAACGTTGTAAATTTCCACGCGTTTGCAAACGTGTTTGAAATTTACAACGCTCATTGTATGGATACAAGAGAAAATAATTACTTAAAAAGTAGTAATATAGACCTAAACGTTGCCCTTGGGTGACAACTAAACTCCCTAAGAGTAACAAGACAAACAAACTCACACTACCTTGTAAAAGAAACGTACAATACTGTTTGAAATTTTGTTTAGTCATCGAGCCTGCCTACTTAACTGCTAAAATATTGATCGTTGTAATATTATTCCGCAAAACGATAATGTTACAGATCGAATAGAGCGTCAAAAAGAAAGCAACTTCCGTTAGATCACCAGTTAAAGCAACTAAGATCGTCCCCCAAAAAAAGACTCTCCCTAAAATACTCCAACGACGCTTATCTTTGCTAAGCAACTGAAGCTGTTCATTTTCTTGGCGGTCAAGTTCAGCCGGATGGCGTAAAAGCTTTTGAGTCTGTAGTTTAGCTAACTTCCAAGCTAAACTCAAATTATATCCGGTGAATATAAATAACGCTGCATAAATTATCAAAGAAATCGTATCTATTTGCATTTTGAACCTCTCTTGGGAGGTGACTCTTACCGGGCGACCATCACATCACAATTTGCAACCCGAGTTACGTAACCTGTCACCGATCCCACTAATAATCTTTCAACTGGGTTTAAACCTGTCGCCCCCATTATGATCAGATCATTTTGATGATCTTCAGGAAATTCACGCGCGATGATCCCTCGTGGAGAACCAAAGCGAGCATGCGCTGAAACATCCTTTAACCCTAAGTCATGGACACGCTCGACCAATTTATTCAAGTAACCTTCAACATCTTCAAAACTTTGATAAACTGCGTCTCCATTGGCATCGATCATTCCTGAAAAACTGACCGAAAATTGCTTTAGATCGATCACATTCAAAATGTCCACATGCGCCTTGTTACGCAAAGCGATCTCAACACCACGTTCGAGTGCTTTTTCAGCAGCTTTGGAACCATCGACAGGTATTAAAATATTTTGATATTCTTGTTTGATCATTCTAAGTCCTCCGTTCTCTCTAAGAGTAAGTGTTCTTCCGTATACTAAATTATAACATTTTTATACGCTTCTGTCGCTGACGACAACTAAACACGATCTTTAGCACTTTGATATGAGGTATTTCAAATAGAACTGCTCGCTTTATTTGAAACACACATCGATCTGAAATAGTAAAGAACTTTTGATCACAAACCGCTATTGCCACTGCAGATCTTATAGAGTGAATTTTTTACCTACTTTATATTCAAAAAATCAAATCTATAAAGCCCTACCTAACTCTAAAGTTGGGGAAGATTTTGGAGAACTGGGAAACAATTTCGCTGTTCCTACTTGGTTTTTCTTTTTCGAGCGATCATGAACCACTAGGGGTCTAAAACCTTGTACTAGTATAACACAAAAAAGCGCCACGCCCGATTTTTTCGGGTATGGCATTTTCCATCTAGTGACGGTCTTTCGACCGATCATAGTTCATATTTGATACTAAGATGAGCAAATAGTCGACTTACTGGAGCGATTTAGCTACTAAAAAAGTGCCTTAGATAAAACTGAAAAGTTGATCTAAGACACATTCCGTAGCTTTTTAAGGCTATATCATTCTGATAAACCCTAGTATTATATGCCACTGGCAGGAGTCGAACCTGTACTTGGAAAAACCAAACAGCGACCTGAACGCTGCGCGTCTGCCAATTCCGCCACAGTGGCATCGACCCTTATATTTTACACCAATGGGCCGAATAGTCAAGCTTTAGCTCAACGTTTTGGAAAACTTATCACTGTTCCATACCCATGGAGCATCAAATATTTAGGACCAACTGAGACTCGGACGATCTGTGGTTCAAAACGTACGCCAATGATCCCGTCGCCATCTTTAGCAACAGCGCGCTCGATAAGGAGCGCTTCGACTTCTTTATAGAGATCATCATAGTTATCGACCTCATCAAGTTGTTCGGCTGTCAAAGTTTTTTTGACAGTTGCATTAACGATCCCTTTGATCGTATATGTTCGATTGATCTCACCAGTTGTTAAAAACACTTACTTCACCTCATTAAAAAAATATCCGATAATTATGTTGATCGATATTGATGATCTCACGCCGATTATTCTTGGTCTTCATCCGTAAAAGCGTTTTGAGCATCTTATGTAGCTTTCTATCATCGTCTAGTTTAGCTACCAACTTATTATCAACATTTAAAAAGAGCTCTTCACGTCGACTTAACACTTGAAAAAGTGTTTTTTGTGGATCTGGTTGGGTCAAACACTTTCTCAAAAAACTTTTCTTTAACATCGCTCTTTACTCCTGCATGTAATTTGGAAAGTACAGTTTCCCTTTCCTAAATTTTTAAGGCGTACACGTAGCGTCGATGGGCTCAACACTAGCTAGCAAAGAGTTGGATCAGACTGTCAAAGCAACATTTGACCCGACCGAAAGCCACTGTGTTAAGTTGTGACTACGATCAATTCGATCTTGGCGCTAACTGCTTCAGTTACACTTAGCTTTCCCTGAAGTTATCGCTTGCCCTCATCTTTTCACTACTTATATTTTACGTCACTTTGTTTTTTTTAGCAAAGTTCAAGTCAAGCATTTACTAAAAAACGGTCAAGACTGTTATGTCTGACCGTTTTTTAGTAATTATTTGATCAATTCGTAGATCGCTTGGGCATAGATCGCCGTTGCTTTAACAAGATCATCGACTGGAATAAATTCATTTGCTTGGTGCATCGTATCTGGTACACCTGGGAACATCGCTCCAAAGGCAACACCACGTTCCATCAAACGACCATAAGTCCCCCCACCAACAACTTTACCGCTTGCTGGCTCGCCAGTCTGTTCTTGATATACATCAAGTAAAGTTTTGACCATTGGATCTTCTGGGGAAACATAATGTGGCACTTGTAATTTTCCACTGCGTTTTACGGTGATATCTAAAGGTGTAGCTGCTTTTTCTAAGCCATTTTTGATATCAGTTTCATCCATTCCCTTTGGAAAACGGAAGTTCAAGGTGATCTGACCACCTTTACCAGCTTCAAAATTATAGATCCCAGAGTTCATCGTCAGATCGCCCATGATCTCATCAGTATAAGCGATCCCAAATTTTTCCATCCGTGAATCACGATGTAAATAATCTGCTGTAAAGTTGATAAATGCAGCAGCAGCGCCACCAAAAGCAAATTGTTGTAAAAAGGTTGCCATATAAGTAGCTGCGTTTTCACCATTACGTGGTTCTTGCGCATGTGCTGCCTTTCCAATGATATGCAAATAAAGCGCGTCACCTTTGCGATAAGCTGTCCCTGTGATCGGATTAGCTGCCACAAAAGCATCAAATGCTTGTAAGATCTCTTTATCTTGCGTTGTTTTTAAATAGACTTCTGCATCGCGTGGGACCATGTTTTCACGTAGACCAGCATCAAAACTCAATAGTTCGACTTGTCCTCCGTTTGTCCCTGCAACTTCAGCGATAAAGCTGACATTTCCCTTTTCACCATTGATGATCGGGAAAAAAGCATCAGGTGAGAAGCCAAAATCTGGCTGGGGCATCTTTTCAAAATAATGAGTCATCCCACGCCATTGACTTTCTTCATCTGTTCCTAAAATGAAACGAACTTTCTTTGAAACAGGTAAGCCAGACTCTTTTACGATCTTTAAAGCATAGTAAGCTGCCATACTTGGACCTTTGTCATCAGAAGCGCCCCGCGCATATAAACGTCCATCTTTAATGACTGGTTTGAAAGGATCTGTATTCCAGCCTGCACCAGCAGGCATTACATCCACATGAGCTAAGATCCCTAAAGTTTCATCACCAGCACCGTATTCGATATGTCCAGCTAAGCCATCAAGCTCAAGCGTTTCAAATCCATCCCGCTTTGCGATCTCTAAAAATTTATCTAAAGCTTCTTTTGGTCCTGGACCAAGTGGTGCTTCTGCTGTTTTGTTTGCTTCGTCTCGAACGCTTTCGATCTCGAGCATTGTTTTTAAATCTGCGAGCAAATCTTCTTTATGCTTATTTGCTTCGGCTTGCCAATTGATTGCCATAAAAAAACCACCTTTACTTTTCTATACGGTCATATTCTATTTTAGCATATTTTTCTTTAGAACTCTTTGCTCACCTTATCACTTAACTATATAACGACTGCTTTCTTTGTTACAATCAAGATATAGCAAAAAAGAAAGGTGTTGACAACGGCTGCTTATCATTGAGAACCCAGCCCACAAAGCAATGAAATACATTACAGAAAAGATCCTAGACCAAGTTATTTGTAAACGTCCTTTAAATAGTCACAAAGGTGATTATGGTAAGATCTTATTGATCGCCGGTTCAAGTCAAATGGGAGGCGCAGCTCTAATGGCAACTAGTGCTACAGTTCACAGTGGCGCTGGCTTAGTAACATGCGCGACTTCAGCTACAAACAAAACTGCTTTACATACCTTGATCCCAGAAGCGATGTTTCTTGATTATACTGATCAAGCTGCTTTAGTTGAAAAGATCTCAAGCGCTGATGTGATCGTTGTAGGTCCTGGCTTAGCTCAAAGTCAAACAACGATTGAGATCTTAGAACTTCTCTTTTTGGAGATCCGACCAACAACAGCGCTTATCATTGATGGAACTGCACTCACACTTCTCGCTAAATATCCAAAATTACAGACTCAATTACCAAAATGTCCTCTGATTTTAACACCACACCAAATGGAATGGCAACGTCTTTCACAGATCAAGATCACAGACCAAAAAGATCCTACCAAAAATCAAACTGTCCAACAAAAATTACACGCTACTGTCGTTTTAAAAAAATTCCAAAGTGAGATCTATCACCAAAATGGCACGATCTCACAGCTAACGATCGGCGGTCCCTACATGGCGACTGGCGGAATGGGAGATACTTTAACGGGGGTCATCGCAGCTTTTCTTGGGCAATTCAAACAAGTCGAGCGCTCATTAGCGCTAGAAGCAGCAGTCTATCTCCATAGTGCTGTAGCTAGCGAACTTGCGCAAACACGCTATGTCGTCTTACCAACGATCCTAAGTTCCCAGATCCCTTTTTTTATGGCACGATATTCAAAATAACTAACTTATTTTTGTTTCAAGCTGGCCAATTCTTGTGGCGTCAAGGCCCGATATTGACCAGCTTTTAATTTCTCATCTAAGCTTAAAGTCCCCATTTTTAAACGTTTCAATTCTAAAACATGAAGCCCTACAGCTGCAAACATTCGCTTGACTTGATGATATTTACCTTCAGTGATCGTGATCTCTACTAGACTTTCAGCTTGATCGTGATCATAAGAAAGGATCTTTAACTGCGCTGGTTTCGTTACCTCGCCATTTTTTAATGTGAGCGGTGCTTTGAAAGTTGCGATCGTTTCTTCAGTCGCGATCCCTGCTAGCTTAGCGCGGTAAGTTTTAGCAACATGCTTTTTAGGAGCTAAAAGCTCATGGGCCAAGGCACCGTCATTTGTAACAAGCATAAGTCCAGTCGTATCTTTATCTAAGCGTCCCACTGGAAAAAGATCTGGTCTTTGATCGCTAGGAGTTAATAGCTCGATGATCGTTTTTTGCGCTTTATCAACAGTTGCTGATAAAACACCTTGAGGCTTGTTGAACATATAGTAGTAATATGTTTGATAACGCAATGGTTTTCCCGCATAACAGACCTCTACTTCAGTCGGTTCGATCTGCTTTTTTCCATCAACTATGCACTTGCCATCGACTGTGATCTGCTTTTTTTTCAAAAGCCTTTTAACTTCTGAACGCGTTCCTAAGCCGACCTCAGCCAAATATTTATCTAATCTCATTTTTATTTCCTCACCGTAAACGTAATTTTATCAATCTCGTCAGTTTATGGGCAACATTTTCCCCTAAGATCTGTTGGAGCAACCGACTCTTCAAACATAAGCCCAAATATAAATAGCCGCCAACTCCTGCACAAAGACACAATTCTACTAAAGCTAAGATCCGACTATTTCCCGGGAAAATCAGCTGCCACCCCCAAGTCAAACATAAGACAATAACAAACATCAAAAGTGCATAACTTAATAGTCGATTGAAATTTTGCTGTAATTTTGCGGTTGGTAGATCATATTTATAGTATAAAAAGCGTAACATCAAATAACTTGCAATGATCATCGCGATCCCAGTTGCAACGATCGGTCCAAAAACATGAAGCCAAGCTGTCAACGGATACTGTAAGATGAGTTTTAGCAATAAGCCTATGGCAGTATATTTGATCGCTTGTTTATTTTCATAGATCCCTTGTAATAGAGAACCTAGCACATTAAATAACCCCATGGCGATCGTCATATAAGCTGAAACAGCTAAGACATAGATCCCTGTTTGATCATAGCCATAAAAAACAAGATATAACGGACGACTAACTGCTGCCATCCCTAAAACCGCTGGAAGCATCACAAAAAAAAGTAGCTCTAAGGCACCTAAAAGTTGCTCCTGTGTCAATTCACGTTCACCTTTAGTAACTGCTTCACTCAATAACGGGATCGCTGTTGTTGCCATCGCCGTGGATAATGCTACAACGATCATGATCAATTTGTTTGCATTACCTGCAAACAAAGCATATAACCCATTGATCGTTTCATAACTATACGAAGTTACTTGCTTCAAGATCACAGGGAAGCTAAATTGATCGACTAAATTGAACATCGTCATCGCACAAGCGATAAAAATAAACGGCAACGCTTGGTATAGTACTTCTTTTAATAATGTTTGATCTGAGATCTGTAATTTATTTGCACTTTGTTGCTCTAACTGAACTAACTTAGGTCGCTTTTTCAAATAGTAAATGATGAGCAGTAATGTGCCCCCGATCGCTCCTATAAAAGCAGCAAACGTTGACTGCCAAACACCTGCTTCATATGAACGACCTAAAACTTTGACGGTAATAAACGTTGCTCCTAACATATAAATGATCCGCACTAACTGCTCAATCAATTGAGATAGAGCTGAAGGTGCCATATCTTGAAAACCTTGGAAATATCCCCGTAAAAGACTCATCGAAGGGATCACTAAAAGTGCGATCGAAAGTGAGCGGTAGATTGGAACGACTTTTAGATCCCCTTGCGAAATATATGGAGCGATCCACCAAAAAACAAGTGTACATAGCGCGCCTACTAAAAAAAGCGTTACTAAACTCGCCTTAAAAAGTCTTTTTGAGACTTGATACTCATTTCTCGAGTTGTAGTGGGCAACTTGCTTAGCAACAGCTGATGGGATCCCCGAGATCGCGATCATTAGAAAAATACTATAGACTGTGTAGCCTTTAGTATAGAGCGCATTAGCTTGGAGCTTATCTGCTCCAAACCAACTATACCAAGGAATGATATAGATCGCTCCTAAGACTCTTGAGATAATGCTTCCTGCTGTCATCCAAGCTGAGCCTTTCAACATCTTAGACTTCATCGTCTGCTCGCTCATTATTTTACCTCACATCATAATTATTTATGCTTTAATTTTACCAAAAAAGCCTAGGGTCTTCTATCTCCCTAGACTTGATCATTTTATTCTGTTTTTGCGATAAATTTTGAAGTGATGAACAAGATCACAAACCAGATGATCGCAAAGATAAGCGAAGTCAAAGTACTCTTATCAAAAGCAAGTAAGATCAAGACACCACCAAAAAAGATGATCGTCAAAAAGTTAGTGAATGGGTAAAGTGGCATTGGAAAGACTTTACTTACTTTTTGTGTTTGTTGGCGATATTTATAATGACACCATACTAAAATGATCCAGACAAAAACAAAACTAACTGTTGAAACACCAGAAATGATATCAAAAATACTGCTTGGTAATACATAGTTCAAGATCACGATAACAAATAAGATCGATGAGGAAAAAACAAGTGAACTCACCGGAACGTTCCGATTGCTTACTTTAGCCATCCGCTTAGGAGCTTGGCCACTATTAGCTAAAACAAAAAGAGTTCGACTTGTACTAAAGATCGCACTATTACATGCCGATAGGGCTGCTGTTAAAACAACAAAGTTGATCACGGCAGCGGCGATCTTGATCCCGATCCCAGAAAAGACTTGGACAAAAGGACTGGAAGTCGTTGCGATCTCATTCCACGGGTAGATACACATCAAAACAAACATCGAACCGATATAGAAAAGACCGATCCGTAGTGGCAACGTATTGATCGCCTTTGGAAGATCACTTTCTGGATCAGCTGTTTCCCCAGAGGTCAGCCCAACCATTTCGATCCCTGTAAATGCAAAAATGACCATCGGAAAGGCTGCTAATAACCCGGAAAATCCTTTGGGAAATAGTCCACCATATTCGACAAGATTGCTCAATTGGACTTGATGTCCTCCCACGTTAGCCGATGTAACTAATAAAACTAGCCCCGTTACGATCAAAGCAATGATCGCCATGACTTTGATACTTGAGAACCATGCCTCAAGTTCACCAAAAACACCAACACTGAGCAGATTA
This window of the Ligilactobacillus faecis genome carries:
- a CDS encoding universal stress protein; translated protein: MIKQEYQNILIPVDGSKAAEKALERGVEIALRNKAHVDILNVIDLKQFSVSFSGMIDANGDAVYQSFEDVEGYLNKLVERVHDLGLKDVSAHARFGSPRGIIAREFPEDHQNDLIIMGATGLNPVERLLVGSVTGYVTRVANCDVMVAR
- the pepV gene encoding dipeptidase PepV encodes the protein MAINWQAEANKHKEDLLADLKTMLEIESVRDEANKTAEAPLGPGPKEALDKFLEIAKRDGFETLELDGLAGHIEYGAGDETLGILAHVDVMPAGAGWNTDPFKPVIKDGRLYARGASDDKGPSMAAYYALKIVKESGLPVSKKVRFILGTDEESQWRGMTHYFEKMPQPDFGFSPDAFFPIINGEKGNVSFIAEVAGTNGGQVELLSFDAGLRENMVPRDAEVYLKTTQDKEILQAFDAFVAANPITGTAYRKGDALYLHIIGKAAHAQEPRNGENAATYMATFLQQFAFGGAAAAFINFTADYLHRDSRMEKFGIAYTDEIMGDLTMNSGIYNFEAGKGGQITLNFRFPKGMDETDIKNGLEKAATPLDITVKRSGKLQVPHYVSPEDPMVKTLLDVYQEQTGEPASGKVVGGGTYGRLMERGVAFGAMFPGVPDTMHQANEFIPVDDLVKATAIYAQAIYELIK
- a CDS encoding NAD(P)H-hydrate dehydratase, with the protein product MKYITEKILDQVICKRPLNSHKGDYGKILLIAGSSQMGGAALMATSATVHSGAGLVTCATSATNKTALHTLIPEAMFLDYTDQAALVEKISSADVIVVGPGLAQSQTTIEILELLFLEIRPTTALIIDGTALTLLAKYPKLQTQLPKCPLILTPHQMEWQRLSQIKITDQKDPTKNQTVQQKLHATVVLKKFQSEIYHQNGTISQLTIGGPYMATGGMGDTLTGVIAAFLGQFKQVERSLALEAAVYLHSAVASELAQTRYVVLPTILSSQIPFFMARYSK
- a CDS encoding pseudouridine synthase, translated to MRLDKYLAEVGLGTRSEVKRLLKKKQITVDGKCIVDGKKQIEPTEVEVCYAGKPLRYQTYYYYMFNKPQGVLSATVDKAQKTIIELLTPSDQRPDLFPVGRLDKDTTGLMLVTNDGALAHELLAPKKHVAKTYRAKLAGIATEETIATFKAPLTLKNGEVTKPAQLKILSYDHDQAESLVEITITEGKYHQVKRMFAAVGLHVLELKRLKMGTLSLDEKLKAGQYRALTPQELASLKQK
- a CDS encoding putative polysaccharide biosynthesis protein, translating into MKSKMLKGSAWMTAGSIISRVLGAIYIIPWYSWFGADKLQANALYTKGYTVYSIFLMIAISGIPSAVAKQVAHYNSRNEYQVSKRLFKASLVTLFLVGALCTLVFWWIAPYISQGDLKVVPIYRSLSIALLVIPSMSLLRGYFQGFQDMAPSALSQLIEQLVRIIYMLGATFITVKVLGRSYEAGVWQSTFAAFIGAIGGTLLLIIYYLKKRPKLVQLEQQSANKLQISDQTLLKEVLYQALPFIFIACAMTMFNLVDQFSFPVILKQVTSYSYETINGLYALFAGNANKLIMIVVALSTAMATTAIPLLSEAVTKGERELTQEQLLGALELLFFVMLPAVLGMAAVSRPLYLVFYGYDQTGIYVLAVSAYMTIAMGLFNVLGSLLQGIYENKQAIKYTAIGLLLKLILQYPLTAWLHVFGPIVATGIAMIIASYLMLRFLYYKYDLPTAKLQQNFNRLLSYALLMFVIVLCLTWGWQLIFPGNSRILALVELCLCAGVGGYLYLGLCLKSRLLQQILGENVAHKLTRLIKLRLR
- a CDS encoding amino acid permease, with translation MKNELSRALTHRHVQMIAIGGAIGTGLFLGSGSAIQKAGPAIIIAYLVAGIFCFLMMRAIGELILSDTSKSSFIEFVREYLGVKWEFVVGWTYWLCWESLAMADLTASGIYIRYWFPNIPQWLTALVIILILLAFNLLSVGVFGELEAWFSSIKVMAIIALIVTGLVLLVTSANVGGHQVQLSNLVEYGGLFPKGFSGLLAAFPMVIFAFTGIEMVGLTSGETADPESDLPKAINTLPLRIGLFYIGSMFVLMCIYPWNEIATTSSPFVQVFSGIGIKIAAAVINFVVLTAALSACNSAIFSTSRTLFVLANSGQAPKRMAKVSNRNVPVSSLVFSSSILFVIVILNYVLPSSIFDIISGVSTVSFVFVWIILVWCHYKYRQQTQKVSKVFPMPLYPFTNFLTIIFFGGVLILLAFDKSTLTSLIFAIIWFVILFITSKFIAKTE